DNA sequence from the Antedon mediterranea chromosome 7, ecAntMedi1.1, whole genome shotgun sequence genome:
atatattatcacatcgcatttttttgtcacataaagtttgatagtgtagacaagccTTTACCTTAATATCATCTACTTCAATTTTGAGTTTATCAACAAGGATTGGAATTAGGCTTGCTTCAACCATACCCTCTGCTCCCGGGTAAAACTCGCATAGCATTTCAATTGCCATGTGCGTATTTTTTCGTACTATGTACACATCATCGTCAAACAGCCTTGACAGAGGAATGATGATGCTTTCATCTATAAAGGCATCGCGCCCGCTATTGTGTCCTaaaaataataagttaaaaaatattatagttACAATATGTTTTCTATAGAAATAGCCTAGGCCTCCAGTCAATCTGGTTTTGAGttgacatttaattatttattactttaattaaaaaaatcatttaaaactttttttattaCGTACCGGAAATAATATAGAGAACTTCTGTTGTTTTATTTCTGACCGTTCCATCAGAATCTGTTAGAAGGGTTTTTAAACTTGACACAACGcctgtaatataaaaaaattaacgAGGGCCGACGATactaatttattaaaaacttgCAACACTAAAATGTGTTGCTTTCAAACATAGAGTACAACACATAACAGTTGTTTGGTGACGCTTACCAACTTTTAATGCTTCAACTATATGCTCAGGATCATGAAGATAATCGCAAAGTGCCATCAATGCTCGTTGTCTTGTTATCAATTCAGGATCATTTAATTCCGAGttctgtaaaaaaattaaatttaaaaataaaatgaataaaaagtcttttagtttaggcctagcctaaaaccaggcctactagtactagtaacTACATCTAGGCCTAGAGCCTAGCTAGTTAAACAAAGCAAGTTAAGCAAGGCTACCTAGGCCAGGCCCTACTCTAGCCTAGGAggggcctactaggcctagacctttACTCACCAGCTTAGGAAGTGCTCTATCGCCGTACGCAAGTGGTGCTTTAGTTGGGTCAATATTTGGTGGAAGACGAGCAGATATTCTTGACGTTGCCATAATAATGGTGAAGActcaaatatattaatataatgtaaaataattgattttgaatAAAATTCAGAAGGTGGTGTGTAAAACTGCATTAGCTCAACACAAAACCTGTTTTTTAACACATCACGTCGTTAGTTTTTTCGGTATTATTGTTGATTGTTGCTAGGTTTGGGAATGTGCACATGCGCATTCCGGCTACACAGATTCCACATCAGCATGTACCCCCTCTAGAGTTCAAGCATTTTTCCAACATTTTTAACtacacaatacatttttattacaaacCGAATTTTATGCCTTTTGGATTTGTTTTCTACTATTTTTACCTTCTTTCAAgtgttttgtaattgttttcttgttttGCCCTGCATATGATTGGTCCTCCAAGTTTTACCCTGGGATGTTTGTTACAttcttatgtatttttatttgaattaaaaGATGATgacgataaattattaatttaaattataattaattagtaaCAACTACACACATGAAAGTCGGCTCTTCATACCTAGTCTGAGCGAAAGTTTATTTTGAATACATAATAATCATACAACTTAGTCCTGGTAACTCCATTATTTGAAGATAGTGTTATACATAATCAGTTTATTGGTTTTAACAATGATTTCTTAGATTAAGTTCTTTGTGGATATGGATCCtggtattccgaaataaaagatgaatgaatgaatgaacgaacgaacgaacgaacgaacgaatgaATTGATGgatgaatgaattaatgaatGTTAAATGAAATGTTAACAGGGGATTTAGTATGAAATAAAAGCGGGACGAACCCACAAGTGACTAACGAATAAAATAGGACctactaataatgatattattaatagaaaaagaaaagtaGTCTGGCATTTATAATACTGATTAATAGATTACATAGCGATTGTACAGTCATGGTAATTAAGATGTGTGAtgattcttttttaaataaatcggCCTATCTGGAAGGTGTATACTAAATTTTGCTTAAATTTtggaatttaattaatattagatAACCTTGCATACCCAAATTATACTTGTTAATAATATGCATAATTATACAATGCTTTATAATATACGGACGGAATATACCGATTTAATTGCGCCAGTTGTGCCAAAACAAACCAACTCAACATCTGCTGCGCGCGAAAACCCAAACAGCTGataatatctttttattttaatctttaTTCAGGCAATTATTGCTCTTACAAATGTCACTCTTTACAAAtcattaattgattaaattaattaatttcaaagaAAACAATAGAGAATGTAATAATGATATTGTAATGATCCTTTTTCTGCTGACGGAAGCCATTATGCGCAGTATATAATTAAGCTCTTGAGATTTTAGATTTAGAGACTATCGATACTTCAACGAGTTTACAAGTGGTCGAGTCAAGACCATTAACtgtttttaaatagattaagTAGAAGAGGACAACTTGTTTTTTGGACACATCAGGGGTCAACCAATATGGGTATCTCCATAATACCCGTAGTGTTTGCTATATGTATAATTGTTCCAGCGGGCTTAGCGCAAACACCTCCAAGGTAAGAACGTCAAGTTTATCGTATTCATGTGTTTTTGGGGGTAGAAATATTTCCTTTAGTTTATGAATTTTACCCAAGTTCTTaagttattcattttttaatacatttatttgttgtttgtatattttttcaattgtattttttgttaaagatgtattctcCTACACAAAAATGAagactttgaatatgccattttaatattttgaaataaagttaataacttACTTcgaaaaaaaacatgttttcacttataaaaagttCAACCATAAACCTATCTGGCAACCAATTTGACTATTGccttaaattacaatttttttagttCAAATTTTTGATCTAACTGAATAActattaaaacaaacatttttataaatttttttttaaaatttgtatataaGTCGTATCGACTGTGACGTGTcatgaataattttaaagttctACTATAGAAAGTTTGTGTAATATAGAGGGCGTAATCCCGCGGAAAATTTAAAGGCCATAGATCTTTGATTCTATACGCAAAACGCATTGCGCAGTTAGTTATAGATAAAAAATGCAATAGATTTAAGGCGGTAAATGATGCTTAACAGGCCTACAAAAATTAACCATAGGCGCTAATAATAATCGTAATTTCACCTCCTTTGTGTTAGAGATAGGTTTAGGCGGTCTTAGGCCAGGCTagttaaaaatgcatttttattaggcctaactagtaggcctagcctaggcctaggaggccCTAACTAGGCCCTACtactactataggcctagtagtaggctagtaggcctatattattaatataaataaggtaggcctaggccagcCAGGCCAGGCCCAACTAGCCTAGTCATTAGGCTAATGATAAGGCCTACCTACCTATAGTATAGAGGCTCTAGCCGGGGCTAGTTAATTAAGGTCTGGCTTTAGTATAAAACGCCATCATAATAAtacagttaggcctaggctatatgaACTAATGTTTTCCGCCCTGTTTTGTCTCATTTTTTGCTCggcatttaatattaattatcttatTTGTTTAGCGAGAGCCATTACTGCCCTCAAGTGGATTTTCAAAATGTAACAGAGACCGACACTGTGGCGTGTGCTGATATTGGCAGTTCTGCCGTAGTGGATGAAGGATGGTTAGCAGACACCGGAAAATCTGTATTCTCTGACGAAAATGACGTCCTTACGTGCCATATATACAGGTAACAATATTtgaatttcttttcttttgatTGATAAATAAAGTTTAAGATTATTTCAAAACTTTTTTAGTTATAAAGTTTGTCAACTTTGTGTGAAATACTATCTATCAGTaacctattttttaaaataaaaagtaatttaatcAATAATCTACTTTTCATGGTATTTTTGTTCTGGTATgcaatttgtataaaatatgtaaaaccCAAATATAAAACAGGCCAAGTAATATCAATTAAAATGCATGTCTTTTCAGAGTCATTGAAAAAGAAGTAACCGTTCAAGTTTGTTGCGATGGCTGGGAAGGATCTGTCTGCGAGAAAGGTGAGCATGTGATTCTAACATCAGGCCTATTTTGTGTCAGGCCTATACTATGTCCCATACTTCATGttcatcagttaaattattataaagttaataagtaaaatttattttgtcctACAGCAATTTGTGACCCAGAATGCTTGAACGGAGGTGTGTGCGTATCACCTGACACCTGTAGCTGCACGTCAGAATATGAGGGCGCTTACTGTCAAACTGAAATAGGTACATAAAATATGTGGTTTTCTATAGcatacatactgtactactaataTAGGTTAGCTGCTACTAATCACACTGGATAAACAATACTAGATTTTACTGCTTAGAAGTGTGTCATATACTAGTGTTTTAATGAGCACACAATAGGATactcaattaaaatatttttatgatgATATAAATAagtagtgtttttttttctattttttcagCACAAGAAAATAATGAAGTTCAGTCtggtaagtaataataattataatttaattcgGTTACATTTTCAGgccaaaaacatttattttactttttcaaAAGCTGTATGGTTATACAGGAACAATACAAATTTTAGCACTAAGAAACTGTGTACATTTGATCACAACTCTTTGACCAtctattgtatttaattttaaaacaattaacttATTTTTTTCTTGCCATTAAACTAATATCATTTCTAATTAATTAGTGTTTGATATGTAcagaattttaaaattcatttctCTAAACTACAGAAGGCGATGATCTTGCGCAACGAGCGTATGCAACTTGCGTGTCATGGAACGGTGATCACTACCGTACATTTGACGGAACGTACTTCACATTTAATGGACAGTGCACATATACCTTTGCTTCTGATATGTACGGTGCATGGAGTATTCGTGTAAAGAATGTCGATTGCAATGATATTAATACTTGTCATAaggtaaaattaaattttttttgaatgtttttttgtAGTTTGTACATGGACCTATTAATTAGGTAGTCCATGGTTCGTACAACTCAATGATGGGGTAAAACATAATAACacataaataaattcctgtcattttgGACGGTTGTGGGTCCCATGGTGTGCAATAGTatgtactatttaacgatcatATAAtggtacttttttttttcattttttcgtGTACATAAAAATGTTCTCGCGTACGAAATAGAATTTCACGACTATTACTATGAACaaaacctttcatcattcacctcatgaaattatttgtaccactCCACTCATCAACAttgattatttgtatattagtcATCCATTGATTAAAACATTGTTCATGCTTTAAgtgacaattttatttaaaaaaactgttaTATAGGGAAATTGATAAGCCTAGCTGAAAATGATAATTACATTCTCAACAtatcttttgttttgttttgttctgTAGCAACTAGTAACACGTATTCCTaattctctgtctacactatcaaattttatgggacaaaaaaatgtgatgtgctcatatatggacaagatgatgtcatctaccatatttgagcatatcactgccatatttgggcacaccacactttttttgtcaaactagtttgatagtgtagacagagccttactgtgtacagtatgttactACGATAAAGTGTACACACATTCCTCGCTACGTCTCAGTTGGTGgttaaaatttgtaaaagttCACAAAATTGAATAAGCTACATCATATATTGTAACTAAATGTTCTTTTTATTTCTTGCCACAGCGTATTGAGATCATGCTTAATTTTGATGAACTTATCATTGAGAATGGTAATATTCTTTACAATAATCAACCAGTAACAGCATACCCTTTTTATACAAATGGTAAGTATGCAAATAATTCCtactaaattaaaacaattgaaCACATTCATTTGAATACAAATTACCAATTTTTAAGTTGCATTATTagaaatacttttcaaattttGTGTTTGAATGCTCTACACTTTTTATTATGATTCAATTTAGTACAAGTTTGAAAAAGtattaaagtataaaattaaaaattattttgataaaactgTTTTCTTTATATTCTAACCCTTTTATCTATAACTCATATCTGATGATGATAACTGTTTCTACACACTTTTTTCGCGATTTAATAGTAATTTTTCAAGCGCCATAAATGGCGCTTCAATTGATACAGACAAAAGAAACGCAGCAGAATATGAAAGGACGATGTTGCcaagaaaaaaatataccaaCAACAGATCTGTAAAATAGATCAGATTAGGTAAGGAATAATAAAAGACAAACATTATTATGGGATGGAGAAGATAAGCACAGTAGTTAATTCGTGAAAGTGGTATCCAAAAGGACCAGGAGAGTAGAGTGTTTACTGGCCCACCGTATCCTGTGACACAAGCAAAGGCAACCCAACCGAGAGCCACAGACCATGAAAATCGACAGAGAGTAATGTACACCACCGATCCTGCTTTATTTATTGGGTTACCATGGTAAGTTCCGTATAGACCATAAACAACAGCGAGAGCAATACCAGTTGCAGCCAGCCATCCCATAATAGCTACGAATCGAGGCATACGAACACGATCTTTGTATTTATACAAAATGTAACCAAGAGCCATACCAACTAAGTACGTGGAGATACGAGTATATGGGCGAATGTATATTACATCAGCGCCAAGTGTTCTTTGATCTGGTGTCTGGGGAAGGAGACCGgcataaatactgtatttcattGAGATGCCAATCAAACTGCCGAAGCAGGTTATGAGGAGACCACTCCAGAATGCCACTCCAACAAAGAAGTAGTGATACAAAAGATAGATAACAAATGGACTTATGATGTAGAATTGCATGTCGTTAGCAAGATACCAACTCCATCCAATACATTCTTCATTAATACCTGACGGGTAGAGGTTATTGATGTACAAAAGGTTTGTCCACCAATATTTCTGGCAGGGTGTCACTGCACTCGCAATACCAAATACAGGATTTGGAGAAAAAAAAGCTTGGTAAAGAGGACCATTTGCAAAATGAATTGTAAGAGTTGTGAAAATAAAGATTACCATCATGTAAACGGGAGTGAGTCGTAGATATCTGTGAACATAAAACATGACCCAGTTAAGCTTACCATCATGTTTCTGTAAATATTTAAGGGTTAAGTAAGTTACGAGCAAGCCACTTAGAAAGAAGAAAGAATCAACAGAGAATGTAGCATTGCCAACTGCTTGGAATGTGAATCGGCTGATTATGTCTAGAGTTACTGTAGGATTACTAAATAAGGTCATTGCGAATGCATAAGTATGTCCTAACATAACCCACCATAAACTAATAACTCTAATACCATTTAAAGCACCTAGACTTTGTTCTCCTTGCTTGGTTTTTAAAATCTTATCACCGTTGATTAACAAAGAAAAGCAGAGGAGAACTTTCCCAAAAATACTTCTTCCGGTCTGTCTGTCTGCCCTGCGTGTATGTGATGCACCAGTATGTAATGCTATTCCTTCGGTTGTGGGAGTATTATTGATACTGTTTACATTTGCATCATCTTCAGTTAGTTTTTCAAATCCATCTTGGCGGCTTACTTTGTGTCTCATCCAGATGTCGTACACAGTTCCAATTACGATCAATAGTCCAAAGAAAGATAGAAAAATCAGACAAATGATTGCAGCGGCTGAGTATTCTGGTACCTCATTGCATAGAACATATGACACAGATAGCAGACTATCCGGTGTTTTAGGTCCCAAGATTTCCATCAGATCGCTGTCACTGCAGCTGTCGGGAACACATATTCCAATACTAGGAAGCTTAGTTTTTCTAGCATTAAGTCCAGCGACGCAATATTTTCCTCTGTAATTGATTCGTCCATCACCAATTTCTCTCGTCTGGTTTAAGCATTCGTCATAAAGTCCAAGCCAATACTGAATGTTTCCTTGAAGGATACCAGGTGGGAGTTTACCGTAGGAGTCTACCATCATCAACGCATAATTTTCTCCTAGCAAAAGATCTGATTGGAATGTTTTTAAGTCAATTTGACACTGACTTAGACTTGGTTTTGTTGTCATCGTATTTATGGGAAGCTCAGTTACATTTATTGTTGTGTAGTTTGTGACAATTGTGACAAATGATGAATGATTGGTGACATTTCCGTCTGCGGTTGTAGGCACATCTGTTTGATTCCATTTGGATGTAGCAGTATCCATATCAGATGTTGTTGATTCTGAAGGACTAGCAGTAGTTGGTTGCACTGATACCAAGTCTGCTGATGGGGACAGCAACGGTTTCATAATAAGTTCATCCACAGCTGCTTGTAGTTCCTCTGCCTTGGCCTGGTATGAATTGACATACCTTTGTTTGGCGATGAGTTTCATTGCCTCCACCTCATTATTGACAACCTGTGGTTGAGCTTGGCAGCTCACAGCCAATATCATTACCAATAATAACATTCCAGTCATTTTAGAAGCAATAGTACCTTGTATCAGTTACAATATATACAGCTTTTTATATGCTGTGTTTGCTCCAAATGGGATATGGACTTTGATTGTACAATATACACAAATCTGGATTGTGTAATGACAATAAACCAATCAGAATTGTTCAATCTTACGTCATATGTATGTTTTTGTCAATTGATGTATTCTGATAGATATTGGTCAAACACATGGTCTACCTTATCTAATAAGATTTGTTTACAGTGTAAACACATATTTGATATTATCCTTCTTTATGGCCTAGATCTTTACTGGTATTCTGTAATTTAGTTTGTGTAAACACATATTTCATTACGgtagtctatatatatatttgggaGTATATTGAAgctgaaaaaaactttttcaattAGTTTTCAAATAACTTGCTTCTAACTTTATGTATAATGTTTTGTATAATTGAAAACCAACAATAATATTGTGTTTCTTTGACatggtatttttattaatactgattttttttttaatacattttattatgagATGAATAGAATTTGGGCATTTTGATTATCAAAAGTGATGTTTTGAGAATATTGACTGTTTCAAAAAGTGTGTACATGTACATTATTTAACATGtacattacttttaaaatatttaataagtactgtaacactgataataaatgtattatttttttccataaGGAATATCAATTACTGTTACTGGTGACTATACATTTATGGATAGTAGTTTGGGTGTGTCAGCCAAGTGGGACATGGCCAGCACTATCTATGTGACACTTTTGAATGAGATGGTGGATACTTCTGCTGGCCTTTGTGGAACCTATGACAATGATCCATCTAGTAAGATTCTTTTATTACTAAACCTTTTTTtaccttttcgtatatttatacACCTTTGTATAAAATAAGTTATCTTGAAATTCAGTACTTACTATTATGGCAAAACTTATTTTTGTGAATAAAAGAACCAGAACATATAAAATTTCCAAATATGGATCTTTTTATGATGTTAGCTCGTATTGTTAatacgttttaaaataaatagctCTGCAGCAATGCATTTAAGACCTACAGTGTCAATGCCGTCTTGCCTGTTTTTTGATTCAAAtttatattgtcttttttttttataaaataaataatgaaataaataaagaaatttaataataccTTAGTGGCTTATTTTTGTAGATGATCTTACAATGAAAAATGGTGAGATAACAACAATAGTATCTCAGTTTGGTAATTCTTGGGAAGCAGTTACAGTTGGTGAAGTAAGAAAaacgaatttttttttaaaccgtttttattcatttatttgtaaagTCTATCAAAAAAACGTAATTGTTGTGGAATAACATGAATTGCACCTTAATTGCGGACAACACACGCAATTATTTTAAATCGAAAttcaaaacaaacatttatttctcgtATAAATTCATAATGTAAAGTACAGTCTATTTCGTGAGTTCCGTACCTGTATAGACTCTACATACTGTATGCCATTATTCGTCTCTcgtttttttattcttttagaCGTGTACAGGTCTTGGAACTGATAATCCATGTGATACGTACCCGGATCGGTTAAATTCCGCAGAGTTGATGTGTACCATGTTGTCAGCAGAAGAATTTGAGGATTGTCATAGTACAGTAAGTCAATTTCAACTACTAGAGGAGGCTTAGAATCTAAGAATACAGTGCTGATAGTCTTGGCCTTAGATTTCATATTGCAAGGGTTTCATATTGGGCTTAagtctaaagctttgtctacacgatcaaactagtttgtcaaaaaaactgtgatgtgcccaaatatggtagtaatatgacatcatgtccatacagtatatgggctcatcacatttctgtcacataaagtttgatagtgtagacaggcgTAAGACCTTTATCTTAACAGTACGTACACCAGAATAGCCACCACTTGCAATAGTTTTTGTGTAAAAGCAGATGCGCAACTAGAGCTACATAGCTGATTGCGTAAAATAAAACTGATATCACTCATTTGTTACAGATTGAATATACACCATATTACGATTCGTGCATATATGACATCTGTGCTTGGGGTGACACCAGCGATAACATAATGGCGGTGCTGTGTGAAAATTTACAAGCGTATTCCAGAGAATGTGCTTCAGAGAACATCATACTAGACTGGAGAGACGGTGTATGCCGTaagttaatattttatttatactgggcgactTCTTCAGTCAaggactggtctcccagagggcccagttatgaatGTGATGtactatcaatcaatcaatcaataaattttatttctcaaataaaaacaaaatacagttacattttctagaaataatagataataaatgagaaaaagggtaccccactggaagcttaagctttaaaatgtggggtccaggcaacatatatttaaaattaaggtaaggtactagtacaccggggtaacccccaaCTCATcccgaaagatgtactaggttctttaaagtgcacatgagctagatgtgtacactcgacctatggtttatagttcttattcgagaagactcgttctaccaccagaaccatggagcaagtgagccTCAAACCTTTGCCAATGTTACGGCTAGACCACTCACTCGCTCGTTATATGTTTTGACATTATAGCCATCCCGaattcagaggacacctctaTGAAGGAACACTTTGTTTGGTCCCGAATGTGTCACATTAATAGAcattctactgtatataaaa
Encoded proteins:
- the LOC140055557 gene encoding nose resistant to fluoxetine protein 6-like; the encoded protein is MTGMLLLVMILAVSCQAQPQVVNNEVEAMKLIAKQRYVNSYQAKAEELQAAVDELIMKPLLSPSADLVSVQPTTASPSESTTSDMDTATSKWNQTDVPTTADGNVTNHSSFVTIVTNYTTINVTELPINTMTTKPSLSQCQIDLKTFQSDLLLGENYALMMVDSYGKLPPGILQGNIQYWLGLYDECLNQTREIGDGRINYRGKYCVAGLNARKTKLPSIGICVPDSCSDSDLMEILGPKTPDSLLSVSYVLCNEVPEYSAAAIICLIFLSFFGLLIVIGTVYDIWMRHKVSRQDGFEKLTEDDANVNSINNTPTTEGIALHTGASHTRRADRQTGRSIFGKVLLCFSLLINGDKILKTKQGEQSLGALNGIRVISLWWVMLGHTYAFAMTLFSNPTVTLDIISRFTFQAVGNATFSVDSFFFLSGLLVTYLTLKYLQKHDGKLNWVMFYVHRYLRLTPVYMMVIFIFTTLTIHFANGPLYQAFFSPNPVFGIASAVTPCQKYWWTNLLYINNLYPSGINEECIGWSWYLANDMQFYIISPFVIYLLYHYFFVGVAFWSGLLITCFGSLIGISMKYSIYAGLLPQTPDQRTLGADVIYIRPYTRISTYLVGMALGYILYKYKDRVRMPRFVAIMGWLAATGIALAVVYGLYGTYHGNPINKAGSVVYITLCRFSWSVALGWVAFACVTGYGGPVNTLLSWSFWIPLSRINYCAYLLHPIIMFVFYYSLPNLIYFTDLLLVYFFLGNIVLSYSAAFLLSVSIEAPFMALEKLLLNREKSV